Proteins encoded together in one Cervus canadensis isolate Bull #8, Minnesota chromosome 7, ASM1932006v1, whole genome shotgun sequence window:
- the GPR171 gene encoding probable G-protein coupled receptor 171, translated as MTNSSTLCPVYRDLEPFTYFFYLVFLVGIIGSCFATWAFIQKNTNHRCVSIYLINLLTADFLLTLALPVKITVDLGVAPWKLRIFHCQVTACLIYINMYLSIIFLAFVSIDRCLQLTYSCKIYRIQEPGFAKMISAVVWLMVLLIMVPNMIIPIKDIKEKPNVGCMEFKKEFGRNWHLLTNFISVAIFLNFSAIILISNCLVIRQLYRNKDNENYPNVKRALVSILLVTTGYIICFVPYHAVRIPYTLSQTEVISDCSTRISLFKAKEATLLLAVSNLCFDPILYYHLSKAFRLKITETFASHKESKAQKEKSRPENNA; from the coding sequence ATGACCAACAGTTCTACCCTCTGTCCAGTTTACAGAGACCTGGAGCCattcacatatttcttttatttagttttcctCGTTGGAATTATTGGAAGTTGTTTTGCAACCTGGGCTTTCATACAGAAAAACACTAATCACAGGTGTGTGAGCATATACTTAATTAATTTGCTTACAGCTGATTTCCTGCTCACTCTGGCATTACCGGTGAAAATCACTGTTGACTTGGGCGTCGCACCCTGGAAGCTGAGAATATTCCACTGCCAAGTGACAGCCTGCCTCATCTACATTAATATGTACTTATCAATAATCTTCTTAGCATTCGTTAGCATTGATCGCTGTCTTCAGTTGACATACAGCTGCAAGATTTATCGAATACAAGAACCTGGGTTTGCTAAAATGATATCAGCTGTTGTGTGGCTAATGGTCCTTCTTATAATGGTGCCAAACATGATCATTCCCATCAAAGACATCAAGGAAAAGCCCAACGTGGGCTGTATGGAATTCAAAAAGGAGTTTGGAAGAAACTGGCATTTGCTGACAAATTTCATAAGTGTAGCAATATTCCTCAATTTCTCAGCCATCATCTTAATATCTAACTGCCTTGTAATTCGACAACTCTACAGAAACAAAGATAATGAGAACTATCCAAACGTGAAGAGAGCTCTCGTCAGTATACTTCTGGTGACTACAGGCTACATCATCTGCTTTGTTCCTTATCACGCTGTCCGAATCCCATACACCCTCAGCCAGACAGAGGTCATATCTGACTGTTCCACCAGGATTTCACTTTTCAAAGCAAAAGAGGCCACACTGCTCCTGGCTGTGTCCAACCTGTGTTTCGATCCAATCCTGTACTATCATCTCTCAAAGGCTTTCCGATTAAAGATCACTGAGACGTTTGCTTCCCATAAGGAGTCCAAggctcaaaaagaaaaatcaaggccTGAAAACAATGCATAA